The Pseudomonas bijieensis DNA window AACAGCTTGATGCGGACCTGGGCATTGTTGATCACGGCCGCGATTCTCTATATTCCGGCCAACATGTTGCCGATCATGACCATCAACTCGCTGGGCCAAGGTGCCCCGAGTACGATCATGTCCGGCGTCATCGAGTTGGTACAACACGGCATGATTCCCATCGCCGCCGTGGTGTTCATCGCCAGTATCCTTGTACCTACCTTCAAGTTGGTGGGTATCGCCTTGTTGCTGTTTTCCGTGCAACGACACCAGCCCATGTCGGCGCGGCAACGCATCTTTATGTACCGTTTCATCGAGTTCATTGGTCGTTGGTCGATGCTGGATATTTTCGTGATTGCCATTCTGGTGGCAGTGGTGAATTTTGGGCGGCTCGCCAGTGTCGAAGCCGGTCTCGGCGCGATCGCTTTCGCCAGCGTAGTGATTTTGACAATGATTGCCGCAGTAACTTTCGATCCCCGACTGATTTGGGATAACACGGAGTCGGATGACGACCATGACTGATTTGCCTACCGCTAAAACCCGACCGGCTTCGAACTGGTCGGCCATCTGGGTCTTGCCGTTGATTGCCTTGATCATCGGCGGCTGGCTCGGCTGGCGGGCTTATAACGAGACCGGAATCGAGATCACTGTGCGCTTTGAGAGTGGCGAAGGCATCCAGGTCAACAAAACCGAAGTCGTCTACAAAGGGATGACGGTCGGCAAAGTGACGGCCCTTAAACTCGATGACGAAGGCAACTCCAAGGGCGTGGTCGCGACGGTCGAGATGAATAAGGACGTCGAGCAATACCTCAAGACCGGAACGCGTTTCTGGCTGGTCAAGCCGAGCGTAAGCCTGGCCGGGATCACTGGCCTGGAAACCCTGGTATCGGGTAACTATGTGGCCATCAGCCCCGGTGAAGGCGAATCGACCCGTAAATTCAAGGCCCTGGTCGAAGAGCCGCCGCT harbors:
- a CDS encoding paraquat-inducible protein A, whose product is MRAIDAGILICTECHELNRQDAEADNQTCTRCGALVHPRRPNSLMRTWALLITAAILYIPANMLPIMTINSLGQGAPSTIMSGVIELVQHGMIPIAAVVFIASILVPTFKLVGIALLLFSVQRHQPMSARQRIFMYRFIEFIGRWSMLDIFVIAILVAVVNFGRLASVEAGLGAIAFASVVILTMIAAVTFDPRLIWDNTESDDDHD